Proteins encoded in a region of the Anaerobacillus sp. CMMVII genome:
- the hppD gene encoding 4-hydroxyphenylpyruvate dioxygenase: MTQEVTNTSNKENSFEVESFHHMEIYTGNAKQSAYFFCNAFGFQIKAYRGLETGCRDRVSYVLEQGDIRLVITGSLSDQTDISSFVKLHGDGGKDIALKVANVDEAYHGAIARGGIAIQPPWTESDEYGSVKKAIIGTYGDTIHTLLEVQDYQGAFLPGFQAYEGTNHSTTTGLIGIDHVVGNVESMEEWTTYYEKVFGFTVLKHFDDDDISTEYSALMSKVMMNGTGRIKFPINEPAEGKRKSQIQEYLDFYNGPGVQHMALLTNDIISTIKALRENGVEFLPTPETYYEDLSARVGDIDEDVKKLKELSILVDRDDEGYLLQIFTKPIVDRPTLFIEIIQRKGARGFGEGNFKALFESIEREQERRGNI; the protein is encoded by the coding sequence ATGACACAAGAAGTAACCAATACAAGTAACAAGGAGAACAGCTTTGAAGTAGAAAGTTTTCATCATATGGAGATTTATACAGGAAATGCGAAGCAATCTGCTTATTTTTTCTGTAATGCTTTTGGGTTTCAAATTAAGGCGTATCGAGGACTTGAAACAGGGTGTCGTGATCGAGTTTCCTACGTACTTGAACAGGGAGACATTCGCTTAGTCATTACAGGTTCATTGTCAGACCAAACGGATATTTCTTCTTTTGTGAAGTTGCATGGTGATGGTGGTAAGGATATTGCCTTAAAGGTTGCTAATGTTGATGAAGCCTACCACGGAGCCATTGCTCGTGGTGGTATAGCAATTCAACCACCGTGGACGGAAAGTGATGAATATGGCTCGGTAAAAAAAGCGATTATTGGAACATACGGAGACACAATTCATACCTTACTCGAAGTACAAGACTATCAAGGTGCTTTTTTGCCAGGGTTTCAAGCATACGAAGGCACGAACCATTCAACTACCACTGGTCTAATAGGAATTGACCATGTCGTAGGGAACGTTGAAAGTATGGAAGAATGGACAACGTACTATGAAAAGGTATTTGGTTTTACAGTTTTAAAACATTTTGACGATGATGACATTTCTACAGAATACTCAGCTCTTATGTCTAAAGTTATGATGAATGGAACTGGAAGAATTAAGTTTCCGATTAACGAACCAGCAGAAGGAAAACGAAAGTCACAAATTCAGGAATATTTAGATTTTTATAATGGCCCTGGTGTTCAACATATGGCCCTGTTAACAAATGACATAATCTCAACAATTAAAGCACTAAGAGAGAATGGAGTTGAATTTCTCCCTACACCTGAAACATATTATGAGGATTTAAGTGCGAGAGTAGGAGACATCGATGAGGATGTTAAAAAGCTAAAAGAGCTTAGTATATTAGTAGACAGAGACGATGAGGGATACCTCTTACAAATTTTTACGAAACCGATTGTCGACCGTCCTACCCTATTTAT